Genomic DNA from Thermodesulfobacteriota bacterium:
CGAACAGTCATGCGACTCATTCTGCTGGGGGCTCCCGGCGCGGGCAAAGGCACGGTGGCCAAGATGCTCACCGCCATCGACAGCTCGGTCCAGATCTCCACCGGGGACATCCTGCGGGGGGCGGTGCAGGCCGGCACCGAGCTGGGCCAGCAGGCGGACGCTTTCATGAAGCGGGGCGATCTGGTTCCTGATGCCCTCATCATGGGCATTATGGAAAAACGCCTCCAGGAGCCCGACTGCCAGCAGGGCTTTCTTCTGGACGGCTTTCCCCGCACCATTCCCCAGGCCGAGGCCTTGAAGGAGCTGTTGGCCCGCCTGGGCATCCGTCTCGATCTGGTGGTCAACATCGACGTGCCCCGGGAGACGATCCTCGACC
This window encodes:
- a CDS encoding nucleoside monophosphate kinase produces the protein MRLILLGAPGAGKGTVAKMLTAIDSSVQISTGDILRGAVQAGTELGQQADAFMKRGDLVPDALIMGIMEKRLQEPDCQQGFLLDGFPRTIPQAEALKELLARLGIRLDLVVNIDVPRETILD